Proteins encoded in a region of the Clostridium butyricum genome:
- a CDS encoding PTS lactose/cellobiose transporter subunit IIA has product MEEIVLSIIMHSGEARSYSMEAIRIAKEGNFEKAMDLIRMADEELGYAHSSQTSLIQGEAANDQIKFSLLLVHAQDHLMTTMTFKDMAVELIEVHEKLYKLEDKK; this is encoded by the coding sequence ATGGAAGAAATAGTATTAAGTATAATAATGCATAGTGGCGAAGCTAGAAGCTATTCCATGGAAGCTATTAGAATAGCTAAAGAAGGAAATTTTGAAAAAGCTATGGACTTAATAAGAATGGCCGATGAAGAATTAGGTTATGCCCATAGTTCACAAACGAGTTTAATTCAGGGAGAAGCAGCCAATGATCAAATTAAATTTTCATTGCTTCTTGTACATGCTCAAGATCATTTGATGACAACAATGACTTTTAAAGATATGGCAGTAGAATTGATAGAAGTTCATGAAAAATTATATAAACTAGAAGATAAAAAATAA
- a CDS encoding ABC transporter substrate-binding protein, whose protein sequence is MKNKIKYGIAFMIILLIGIISINIYQPNKEQTLRGKIEIIAYDDVYDYLVECADKFMELNDKTTVTVKKIYSSDEILQELNNKDNSRVTSIAQINRMDFDILGLKKSNYLEEQQNILNTYSKNFSTYRIQQTEYDDISVGIPFTSRPLALYIREDMLEEYGYNRDEMNTWDDVIRIGKDIFEKSNGNVRIINATGDDYEDLVSLLIMQYMGKENNEELVKNQVNNMMDQLKNNNILNLTEGGEFLGRISSINAVKEIVALDVKCQWTAENVPSITHGTNKFFSSEGDNFVVLNDIVENRKLVEKFITYVMTNNSEAIEYVAQGRFFSSYLYTYKNKDSEVQLNNFIGMSPMVVLSNVEEKTRPISNYEEYINIKKTILNK, encoded by the coding sequence ATGAAGAATAAAATTAAATATGGAATAGCCTTTATGATTATTTTATTAATTGGAATTATAAGTATTAATATATATCAGCCTAATAAAGAGCAAACTCTTAGGGGTAAGATTGAGATAATAGCTTATGATGATGTATATGATTATTTAGTTGAATGTGCAGATAAATTTATGGAGTTAAATGACAAAACAACAGTAACTGTAAAAAAAATATATAGTTCAGATGAAATACTACAAGAATTAAATAATAAAGACAATAGCAGAGTGACATCTATTGCTCAAATTAATAGAATGGATTTTGATATTTTAGGATTAAAAAAATCAAACTATTTAGAAGAACAGCAGAATATTTTAAATACATATTCTAAGAATTTTTCAACATATAGAATACAACAAACAGAATATGATGATATTTCTGTTGGTATTCCATTTACTTCAAGACCTTTAGCGCTATATATAAGAGAAGATATGTTAGAAGAGTACGGGTATAATAGGGATGAAATGAACACTTGGGATGATGTAATTAGAATTGGTAAAGATATTTTTGAAAAAAGCAATGGAAATGTAAGAATAATAAATGCTACTGGAGACGATTATGAAGATTTAGTATCTTTATTAATAATGCAATATATGGGGAAAGAAAATAATGAAGAATTGGTAAAAAACCAAGTAAATAACATGATGGATCAGTTAAAGAATAATAACATATTGAATTTAACTGAAGGTGGAGAGTTCTTAGGAAGAATATCATCAATTAATGCTGTTAAAGAAATTGTTGCACTAGATGTGAAATGCCAATGGACAGCAGAGAATGTACCATCAATTACTCATGGAACTAATAAGTTCTTTTCTAGTGAAGGTGATAATTTTGTTGTACTTAATGATATAGTAGAAAATAGAAAATTAGTAGAAAAATTTATAACTTACGTAATGACTAATAATTCTGAAGCTATAGAATATGTTGCACAAGGAAGATTTTTTTCAAGTTATTTATATACTTATAAAAACAAAGATAGTGAAGTTCAGCTAAATAATTTTATTGGAATGAGTCCTATGGTTGTATTAAGTAATGTTGAAGAAAAGACACGTCCAATTAGTAATTATGAAGAGTATATAAATATTAAAAAGACAATATTAAATAAATAA
- a CDS encoding IS256 family transposase, with the protein MTKKIDTNFDYNEEIKKCKTIDDVMGKNGLIQKLVKDVLENILEGEMEEHLGRNKYERTESNNQSNRNYRNGYSSKNLRSSFGDVDLDVPRDRNAEFEPQIIKKYETVCTELDKKIISLYAKGMSTSDIQSEIEDLYGIKISPSMVSKITDKVLASATEWQNRALDKIYPIVYLDAMYFKVRSNGKIINKAVYICLGYTMDGYKDILGIWVDEAEGAKFWLGICNDLKNRGVKEILIACMDGLKGLPQAIKTVFPSVNIQTCIVHQIRNSIKYIASKDKKAFMKDLKEVYKASTEELALAQLDNLKSLWGDKYAIVIDSWYNNWSNLSTFFDFSPSIRKMIYTTNALEGFNRQIRKFTKVRVIFPTDESLNKCVYLATMEIIEKWSQPTPNWGATLAELSIIFEDQLKDELA; encoded by the coding sequence ATGACAAAAAAAATTGATACTAACTTTGACTACAATGAAGAAATAAAAAAATGTAAAACCATCGATGATGTTATGGGTAAGAATGGGCTAATACAGAAACTTGTAAAAGATGTCCTTGAAAATATATTAGAAGGCGAAATGGAAGAGCATCTTGGAAGAAATAAATATGAGCGTACAGAATCAAATAATCAAAGCAATAGAAACTATAGAAACGGGTATAGCAGTAAAAATCTACGAAGCTCCTTCGGTGACGTCGACTTAGACGTACCACGTGATAGAAATGCAGAATTCGAACCTCAAATTATAAAGAAATATGAAACTGTCTGTACTGAGTTAGATAAAAAAATTATATCTTTATATGCTAAAGGTATGAGTACAAGTGATATCCAATCAGAGATTGAAGATCTATATGGAATAAAAATATCTCCATCGATGGTATCTAAAATAACAGATAAAGTACTTGCTAGCGCTACCGAATGGCAAAATAGAGCTTTGGATAAAATATATCCTATCGTTTATTTAGATGCTATGTACTTTAAAGTTAGAAGTAATGGAAAGATAATTAATAAAGCTGTTTACATTTGTTTAGGATATACAATGGATGGCTATAAAGATATTTTAGGTATATGGGTTGATGAAGCAGAAGGTGCTAAGTTCTGGTTAGGAATTTGTAATGACTTAAAAAATAGAGGAGTTAAAGAAATATTAATTGCATGTATGGATGGTTTAAAAGGATTACCACAAGCTATTAAAACAGTATTTCCATCAGTAAATATTCAAACATGTATTGTTCACCAAATTAGAAATTCAATCAAATATATAGCTTCAAAGGATAAAAAGGCATTTATGAAGGATTTAAAAGAAGTTTACAAAGCATCAACTGAAGAACTTGCGTTGGCGCAGCTAGACAATTTAAAATCTTTGTGGGGTGATAAATACGCTATAGTTATTGATTCTTGGTATAATAATTGGAGTAATCTATCAACATTTTTTGATTTCTCTCCAAGCATAAGAAAGATGATATATACTACCAATGCACTTGAAGGGTTTAATCGTCAAATACGTAAATTTACTAAGGTTAGAGTGATCTTTCCTACAGATGAATCGTTAAATAAGTGTGTTTACTTAGCTACGATGGAAATAATAGAAAAATGGAGTCAACCTACTCCAAATTGGGGTGCTACGCTAGCGGAGCTATCAATAATATTTGAAGATCAATTAAAAGATGAATTAGCTTAG